GGTGGCCCGAGTGTCGGCGTTCACCTGCGGGTAGACGACCGCGACCTTGCCCAAGAAGCTACGGCTGGGGGCCGAGCGGAGCCGCACGGTGGCGGGCTGGCCGACCCGTACCCCGGCGAGGTCGCGCTCGGGCACGTCGGCCAGCACCCACATCGTCGAGATGTCGCCGATTCGGAACAGGGTGTCGCCGGCCGCCGCCTTCATACCCTCGACTGCGTTCCGCTGCAGGACGACGCCGTCGCGGGGCGAAGCCCACGTGATGGCCATGGGCACCTTCCGGGTGCGCTCCATCTCGTCGATGACGGGTTCGGATACGTTCAGGTTCTGCAGGCGTCGCCGGGCGCCGTCGAAGCCAGGGTTGGCGATGAGCTGGGCGGCCGCCGCGTTGATATCGGGGGAGTAGACGTGCACCAGCGCCTGGCCCTTCCGGACCCGGTCGCCGGTCGTGACGTTCTCGACGTGGTCGACGAAGGCGTCGGAGCGGGTTGCCACGACGGTGACGCGCCGCTCGTCGAGCGCCACGGTGCCGGGCACGCGCACCGGGTGCGCCACCACGCGCTGCTCGACGGTCTCGGTGCGCACGCCGGTGCGCTGTACCTTGCCGGGCGAGATGGTCACGGTGGTCCCGCCGTCGCCCTCACGGGCGTAGACGGGGATATAGTCCATCCCCATCGAGTCCTTCTTCGGCACCGGCGAGGTGTCCGGCAGCCCCATCGGGTTGCGGTAGTAGAGAACTCTGCGGTCGCCGCCCGCGGATTTGGCTGCCTCGCTCGCCGCCATGCCGTGCTTGAACATGTCGTGGCCGGACGTCCCGGATAGCTTGGCATCGCCGTCCTCGGCACCGTCGAAGCTGACGTCCTCGCCGGCCCGGACAGACCGGAATTCCCGGCCGTCGTCGGTCACCATCTGCGAGGCCGAGTAGACCGGCTTCCCGTCCGGGTCCTGGTAGTAGACCACCGGCCCGGTCGCCTTTGCGGGCTGCGCAGCCGCGTTCGGGCGGCCCGCGATGATCGGAAGCCAGTCGGCGATCCGCACCTGCACCACTCCGGGCAGCGCGGCCGCCAGCTCGGAACGGGCCCGTTCAACAAGGGCCGGTACGGAGCCACTCTCGTGCCCGGCGATGTAGCCGGCGCCCCCCGCCGCGAGTGCGACGAGGGTCCCGGCGAGCCATGCAGACCGGCTCACTTGACGGCCTGGAAGATC
The sequence above is drawn from the Methylobacterium mesophilicum SR1.6/6 genome and encodes:
- a CDS encoding efflux RND transporter periplasmic adaptor subunit yields the protein MSRSAWLAGTLVALAAGGAGYIAGHESGSVPALVERARSELAAALPGVVQVRIADWLPIIAGRPNAAAQPAKATGPVVYYQDPDGKPVYSASQMVTDDGREFRSVRAGEDVSFDGAEDGDAKLSGTSGHDMFKHGMAASEAAKSAGGDRRVLYYRNPMGLPDTSPVPKKDSMGMDYIPVYAREGDGGTTVTISPGKVQRTGVRTETVEQRVVAHPVRVPGTVALDERRVTVVATRSDAFVDHVENVTTGDRVRKGQALVHVYSPDINAAAAQLIANPGFDGARRRLQNLNVSEPVIDEMERTRKVPMAITWASPRDGVVLQRNAVEGMKAAAGDTLFRIGDISTMWVLADVPERDLAGVRVGQPATVRLRSAPSRSFLGKVAVVYPQVNADTRATRVRIELPNPDGVLLPDMYADVEIATGDAKPVATVPDDAVIDTGERQVVLLDRGEGRFEPRVVTVGVSGGGYTEIRHGVAAGERVVTAANFLIDAESNLKTALQSLATPKDDRQAANAGGNP